The following DNA comes from Lepidochelys kempii isolate rLepKem1 chromosome 9, rLepKem1.hap2, whole genome shotgun sequence.
TGCTGTTTGCAAGTGAATGTAAAAGACATTGTACGATGTGTTGTTAAAGTTTCCCCAGCTCTGTGTTCATTGCCAGGACACAAACAAAATTAAGTCTAAAGGAGGAGGACAACAGATTTAAACAAAATCTATACCATAATCCCACCTTGTGCTAATGTCTCATAATACTCATATTCACAAAATCGCCTTGAAATAATTTCAGGGGTGAGGAATACTCCAGGGGCAATGTACTTTTCTGCCCCATCAGGGGGAAAGGAGTGCTCTGACATCAGTCCACATGGGCTAGAAGCACAGTGAAAGAGAGTACCCACATTTTTCCGCCCCCATCCCTGCCAAAGGAATTGCCTTCCATTCTTTTCTAACAGCCCTCTCTGGCAGATGGTTGGATGGTTCCAGAGGTTGCCACAGGCCTAGCTGTCTCTGCTGGGGAGAAGATGACAGAATGCAAGGCCCTTGAACAGGTAACGGCGGATTCTTTCGGCTcacagggcctgagccaaagcatcctgaatttaatagaaaaactcccactgatttcagtgggctctaGATCAGGCTCCAACAGGTGCTGAGAAAACAACCTTCAAGTTCCAGAGTAAAATCAacacatgtgtacacacacacacacacacacacacacagagttcttctATTGCCTAATTTAAATTCAAAATTAATTCACTCAAATAACTTTAACAGAAGACATTCAAATCTTTAACAAGATATTAACCCCCCACCATTGTCTCTGCTGTCTTAGAAATATGAAGAAATCCTTTTCTATTCCATTTTCTGTTAATGTCTCTCAGTAAAAGATAATGCTTTGTACAGAACAGGGATTTTGTCTACCTCACAGACaggtgttaaaaataaaaagaaagaaaaagaaaaagcagcagcaatcTTTGTATGCAGTAGATATGCAGTTTGAATGAGGACATTTCTTCAGGCCCCCTTTATTATCACCGTATCATTAACAAAACTGCCTACAGAAAAGTAAGTCGAACCTACGGACCTGATCCTCAGCTACGATAAATTGTCAAAGCACCACTAAAGCCTACACAGATGTAccctagctgaggatctgtccctataTAGAAATAATTGAAGTGAATCCCATCTTAtcatcacaaatattttattaacttCTTTTACTGCACAGATACCTCATGACTAACTCAAATAAAAGCATGAGACTTTTCTTTGTACTGAGGATAGGCTACTGATGGAGGAGAAACTCAGATAAATAACAAACCCTTATCACAAATGCATTAATACAGCTTTCCAGAATCTGGATTCAATTCTGATGTGGTTCCCATTGCTTTAATAAGCCTTTCATTGGTGTCTTAAAAAGCAATAGGGTGTTTAATTATCATTATATTTTTGCCCTCCTTGTTAATCTGAGGGCTTTTTAATTCACTCTTATGACTGCTGCTCTGAACTGTACCTCAGCTACTGTCTCTATGATCTGTACTTGGCCATGAAAGTGACAAAGTGAGGGCAATACTTGCAATGCTTCTAAATTTTCCCACTGGCTTCATTACTGCTTTATATTGTTGATTATGTCAGTCAGCCAGCTTTGAGTAGCCCGCATGGTAGGCTATGTTTCTAGTCTGAAAATGGCACTCAATctctcagtaaaaaaaaaatcttgctggCTTTTGAGAGACCTTGAGGTACAGCTCTGTCCAAATGAAGGCTCCAATTCCAGACTCCATTAGCATTAAGAACCACTTATCAGATGCTGCAAAGCTTTATTGCTTTCCACCTGGCCTAGATAACTTAGATTCCTGAGTATACAATACTAGCGAGGATAGTGCTACAACCCTTCTTTGTTTTACAGAGCTGCACAGCTAAATACTATGTAAATGCAGGAAGTACCATACTGCCATCTACAGACAGGAATATCCCCTAATAATCATTCAGTACTAAATTTTCCCACAGCCAAGAGTCACTTTATTCTAATTTTCTCCTTTTAACATTGATGAATCACAAACTGTTTACACTTCAATGTCTCAGCCAAGCATGAACTTTCAGGCTTTTAATTTTTATAGACAAAGTTATTCTGCAGAGCTTAGGGgtacagacagagaaagagagagtgagcaGCTAGAAACTTTGTATTACCTGTCTGGTGTGGATGGGGCCTGGGGTCTTGAAGCCACCTTGACAGCTGCATTCAGAGACACTATAAGGGTCCGAGCTGCCTGAGGAGCACTTGGAGAGCGAGTCACAACCCACCACAAAGGTGTTATCCAGAGGCAGTTCCTGAATGACATGGTGCTTCTTAGGGGGCACAGGAGTCTCGGGTTTAATTTGAAAGGTGGGCTGTGGAGAGGCAGACTTGTAATGCTTTGCTAAATCTGGGCTGTCAGGCTTAAATGTGGTTGGTGTAGTGGCCCAGTTATATTTTCCCATAGTCTGTTCTTCTAGCTCTACGGGAATGTCTAAAGTGCCATTTATATGCTCATGGGCAGGATCGTCGGGCTTAGATTCTTCAATTGTCACAAAGTTGAGAAGGAGGCTTTTAGGAGAgcgcttctttttcttcttcttcttcttgatcTGTCGGTTCTCCTGGTTCGGGGAGACCCATTCCCCACTCTGCTTGCTTTTTTGGACAACCTTGTGCCGGGGTGTCTGGCGGCATCGTACCAAAGCAGTGACAAAAATGACCAGGATGACTGTCATGGTGCCTGCAATTATAGCAATGATGATTTTGACATAGTCATTGGTCTGTGGGGTTATCTCACCATCCCCAACATTCTGTCCCACTGGTGTTTCCATATTTCTGCGCACCATCTCCTGCACGTATGAGCCATTGGTGATGGTTTCATTCACAAATAAATGCACCAGTGCTATGGTATAAAGAGACTCTGGCTGTCCTAAATCATTGACTTTTATCACCAGCCTATGTAAGCCATGATCTGCTGTGATTACCTTCTCTTTCAAAGTAATGTTGCCTGTTAACTGATCGATTGTAAACAAACCTCTCGAGTTCCCACCTATAATGCTGTAGCGGAGCTCTGCATTCATCCCTGTATCATTGTCAACTGCAAAGACTTTAGTCACCACGGACCCTGGATTAGTGGCTGTGGGAATCAAGTCATAGGAGTAGTTAGATGAAGGGATGACGAAAACCGGCCTGTTGTCATTCACGTCAACTACATTTATGGTCACTTTGGCAGTGGAAGAGCGTTGCACTCTTCCTCCATCAACAGCCTTCACCTGGAAAGTGTAAGAACCTTGTTGCTCTCTATCAAATGTAATATTGGGTCTTATTACACCAGTAAGTGGATCGATAATGAAATTCTCTCTGCCATTTAATATAGAGAGAGTAACTGCAGCATTCTCTCCAGAGTCAGCATCAGTAACTGTGATGAGCCCCACTGTGCCATACATGGGCAGGTTTTCTGGCACATAGAAATTGTATTCATTGTGGGTAAAAGCAGGGCTGTTATCATTCTGGTCCAGAACTGATAGTGTCACAGTAGCATTGGTCTGCAATGGTGGCATCCCATTATCCCTAGCCAGTACAGTGAAGGAGTACCTGTCCTGCTTTTCCCTGTCCAGCTTTCTTACTGCTGTCAGAACTCCTGTGCGACGATCCAGGTTGAAAATGGGGGGTGCATCTGAACCCAGCATATAGCTGATCTCAGCATTGCGTCCACTGTCTGCATCTGTGGCACTGATCTTGGTCAGCTGGGTACCAGGAGCATTGTTCTCAGGAATGGAAAGTCCTATGACAGGCTGTGTGAATACTGGGGCATTGTCATTCTCATCTTTGATTTTGATCAGCAGCATTGCTGACTGATTTAAGGGAGGTTTCCCTGAATCAGAGGCCACTATTTTAATGGCATATTCTCGTGTAGCCTCATAGTCTAGAAATGTGGCAGTCTCCAATAGAAACTGGTTATCAAACACTGGCTTTAACCTAAAAGGGACATCATGGTCTGTGAAGCAGGTAACTTTTCCATTCAGATCAGCATCCTTGTCCATTACTGTAATCAGGGCAATTTTTGTATTGAGAGGTGCTTTCTCAGACAGGAGCACAGTCCCATTCACTGGATTGATGATGTATCTTGTGTCTATGGATGGAACATTATCGTTAATATCTGTGATATTTACCGTCACTGTTGCTCTTGATGGAGTTGAGCTGCCATCACTTGCCAAAACAGTTAACTTGTGTACGGGTGACTCCTCCCTGTCCAGTGGTTCCTTAATTGTGATGAGGCCAGTAGTGTTATCTAAGGCAAAGAGCCTTTTGGCCAGACTGGAGATCTGATTGCTGAAAAAGAAGTGGATCTGTGCATTTGAGCCCAGATCGGCGTCAGTGGCATGGAGCTGAGAAACTGAGGTGCCCACTGGAGCATTTTCTGGAATGCTAACTTCAATGTCATTTTCCTTAAAGACTGGGCGATTGTCATTCACATCAGTAACTGTTACTTGTAGGATGGCTGTACTGGATCTGGGAGGTGTTCCACCATCTTCAACTTTAATCTTCATCACATATGTGTCTTTCTGCTCCCTGTCCAGGATCTGCTGGACAATCAACTGTGGCCACTTATCTCCCTCAGGTGTTTCAATTATATCAAGTCCAAATACATTTTGACCCTAGAAGACACAGAAGGAAGAACATTTTTTATtatgaaaatatattaaatagatACACACATCTTTACTGTACACAGGGATCCCATGAAAATACCTTTATAGGTGTATTTATACTTTTACTGCTAGATTAAGCCTTTAGCCTTTGCCTTAAGTACAGGGCTGTGTGTACCTGTGCCTCCCTAGTAGCAGGCCTGAGCAGGAATGGTGTTTCAGAGCATCAAGGTTTCTTTTACAGCTCCAGCTCAAATTACAGCAACTACTGAAAACATATGGCTCACTTCCTATTTTACACctagctggggggtgggggagaaggggagaagatGTCAAGGCTCGACTTACATCAGACCCCATGCTCACAGAGGGGCAGTATCCACAGGGCTAGGGCTGTGCCCCACAACAAGGCTGGACCCAAGATTTGGGGAGGGCAAGCAAAAGCACGGGGGACTTAatccccagttcagcaaagcaagACAAGCGTACAACCGGTAGCATttagagaaaagaaaaactaCACCATATTGAAAAGGGGATTACCACATCATTTAAGATTCAAGTGGCACAGTCACAACTGAGACATGTTAGGTTATTAGAAATACATGAAAATCAGGAAGAATTATTCCCCTTTTCATCACTATGTATTTCATatttgcagtgaaaaatacattcCAAGTGTGAAAATAAGATGATTTTCTTATGAATAATATCATAGGACTATTGCATTTACACTCTGAGTAATAAGATCCTGTAATAGGGTGTGTTGAACACTTTATGCCCTTCTTACAGCAAGTAATGCATTTATATGTGCAGACACTGTAAAAACACAGCTTTTCCTCAAACTATGGGATGGACAGAGTGGTCTGAAAGTAATGTGCTGTCCTACAGGTGGGAGACTGGAGTCTGGTTCCCACTGCTGGTATCTCTCTGAGCCAGCAGATGCTGGAAATCTTGCAAAGGGAGCATATACATCCCCTAAGGAGAAGGAAGTGATTAGCAATGATCAATAGCAATCTGTCTGACTGATGAAGAATAGTGTTGACAGATTCCAAAGGGAATCCTGACAGCCTTATCTCCCCagaaggattgggcccataatGCAGGCATTGAAGATGGGAGTGTAACATGGGTGAAAACGGGGGCTCAGTGAAGCTCAGATAGGATAGGGGGAAGAGAACAGTTAGGATTTTacgtatttatttgtttttaagaacaTTAAACTCTCGTTATGCCTGTCATGTTTATAGTCAGAAACTGTGCTGCTGACCTAGCCCTTGCTATACTCATGATGGGACTgcttctgccacccttactcacactgagtagtaacTTACTGCATGAGTAtctccattggctttaatgggtcTACTCACTTAGCAAGCAGCTACTaagcatgagtaagggtggcaaaattggACCTTCTATAGTTTTagttattcattttaatttatacACAAATTGCTAAAAGAGCATCTCTCATGGCTCTCGATTCCGCCAATAAAATTTATAAAGACAACTGTTTGTTTAATTTACAACTAACTTTAACCAGATGTAAAAATGAAACATCAGCTCTTCCCACCTACATCCTCATGACACTCCCAACCCATCACCAAAGGTTAGGGGGATGAGATAGACTTTGCAGTGCACACTACAAATCATGCAATTTAGGGTATTTAACACTCTGCGTGGGAGACGGGTTTCCAGTGTGGAGGATTCCACATTTGGAATGGTTAGTAAGAAGCAAGACTACATTGTACCCTGCTACCCACAATTAAATCAGTACCTATATGGGCCTAATGCTGCCTTTGTGCATCTTCCATTGTCATAAATAGTACCAGGGCTGTTGCagatgagggcagaatttgattctATCCATTGCAGCAATAATTTCTTTTGTGGAAAAGCTGCAACATCTccatttcaaataaaataacCCAACTCTCTACCCCTGGCACAGTGTCTGTCACCCCAATAAGTAAAGACCCATGGCGATGTATAAGAGAAACATGGATTGGAAAACAGATCTTTAAAGTTATGAAAACAAATGTAGATCTTGCTTTTTCACTGGAAGATGAGTGAAGAAACCAACCTTGCTAAGTGTGTCCGAATCAGGTTCCATATGCTATGAACCAAAGGGGTTAATTTCTAAAGCAGCGACCCCATGACagaccttctctttattaaagaCAAGTGAATCTTCTCCCTCAATGATAGGATTATCATGAGTAGATTACTGCAGGCAACCTTGCTAGCAGTTGTTTAATTTGGACTAAGGCTCTTATTTGTTGCAAAAATGCTGAATTAAATAAACTGCTCTTTCAACACTGATTTCCAGAAAAACCTAGcaagagtggggaaaaaaaagtcagcttTCCTTCAGTTCTTTATTTGCACACAAACTGACAGATGTGCATTGATTATTCTGTCATTAGCTCCTGCAACTACAACAAACACTATATACATACTTTTAATTCATGAAAATGCATACCCAATTTAGCTTTTCTTTAACTATCACATATGACAAGAGACACATTTTTCATTATAGCATATGATTTTGGCTTAAACATATAACTTCAGTTCCCTGTCACTAGCAGTAAATTGCTGAGGAAACAGCAAAAAATCCAACACAAATTAGAATCTTTACtgaaaatatcaacattttaacaaaatgtttaatgCAAAATTGCTACCATATAGAATACCATACCATATATGCTACCATATAGTAATAGGGATTAAGTAAATACAGAGTTCTATAGAAATTATTCtaaaaaaaataccaaatataATAGAGAACTAGCTCTTCTATGCAATTTTTAAACTGATCTACAGCAATACATAGAAAATTACATTCCTGTTAtattagagtatgtctacacagctgccGGGAGCGAATCTCTCAGCCCTGGTTGCCAGACTTCTGATAGCAGGTCTCATGCTGGTGCGCTGAAAATAACAATGTGGAAGTTCGAGCTTCAgaacttcagagcctgagcccgaacatAAAAGCAagatctacacagctatttttagtgcactggcACAGTCCCTGCCACCACATCTGTTGGCCCCAGCAGCTGTGTAGCCATACCCTCATaggttaattttaaaatggtaaagAGAAGTTATTCACCTTTAAACTCCACAGGATCAGATCTTTCCATATGGAGTGCAGACTCTTAGGCCTGATCGACATTACAAGTTtatgtcgaatttagcagcgttaaattgaatTAACTCTGCACCCGTcgacacaacaaagccatttttttcgacataaaaagagctcttaaaattgatttctgtacccctccctgacgaggggattaccactgaaatcgacatcgccattttgaattagggttagtgtggacgcaattcgacggtattgacctccgggagctatcccacagtgcaccattgtgactgctctggacagcactctgaactcggatgcactggccaggtgcactggaaaagccccgggaagttttgaatctcatttcctgtttggccaggcgagctcatcagcaagGTGACCAGGCAgaactcatcagcacaggtaaccatgcagtcccagaatcaaaaaagagctccagcatggactgaacgggaggtactagatctgatcgctgtatggggagacgaatctgtgctatcagaactacattccaaaagatgaaatgccaaaacatttcaaaaaatctccgaggccatgatggacagaggctacagcagggacacaacacagtgctgtgtgaaacttaaggagctcagacaagcgtaccagaaaaccaaagaatcaaatggacgcTCCAGGACAGAGACCCAGACATAccacttctacgctgagctgcatgcaatttggggagggggggcatcaccactaccccacccctgtccgtggactccgatgatggggtactctctgccatgcctgaggattttgcagatggggaagatgaggaggaggacgagcttgaggcgagcacacagcacaccgttgtCCCCGACAgtcaggatctttttatcaccctgactgaaatactcTCCCAACCCAACCacgccggagaagggacctctggtgagtgtacttttttagatataatacatgttataaaagcaagcatttttaatgattaatttgccctgaagacttgggatgcatttgtggccaatacagctactggaaaagtctgttaacgtgtctggggatggagcggaaatcctccagggacatctccatgaagctctcctggtactctaaaagcctttgtagaaggtttctggggagagcagccttattccgtcctccatggtaggacactttaccatgtcATGcaagtagcaagtaatctggtatcattgcatgacaaagcctggcagcgtatggtcccagtgtttgctggcactcaagcaacatccattctttatctctctgtgttatcctcaggagagtgatatcgttcatggtaacctggttgaaatatggGAATTTAAttaaagggacattcagaggtagccgttcctactgggctgtttgcctgtggctgaaaagaaatcctccccgcagttagccaagcggtggggggggggagcattggcgctgagctgttcgcatttggctagcaggaatcttccctgatactagccacacggtggggggaggggtaaagcgatcaaCCCAGATAATTGGAtgtgggggggttagtttggtttctgctgctgcacgttaacaggaaaaccgaaGCACTAAATGgtcaactcaacgggctttgcttggtatgggaaaggagggcgctgctgttatgaaggttgcagaagccgaaagactatggcttaccatggccgcctgcaagccaaattttgttgcctggcactgcgtgtgtgatctctaacaccaaagccgtaggcactcaatataagatgcaaaatgcgacctcgtaccaaaatcacatctcttatgtaatgtgaatagtgttgttcactgtgaaagagtctgtaaaatatatctttttaaatactttttttccctcccgcagctgcaaatgtttcaagcctcccttctccatcccaaaggctatctcagataaggcggtgaaaaaaatgcatgcgctatgaaatgttctctgagctcatgcagttgtccggcactgacagagctcagcagaatgtgtggagcaACCCAGTACAGGAAAGCAGCCAATGAacatgaggacaggagggatgatcaagatgagaggtggcggcaggaagatcagaggaggcaggatgcaacgctggggctaatgggggagcaaacggacatgctccggcatctggtggaggttcaggaatggcagcaggatcacagactgctgctgcagccccggtttaactgccctccctcctccccaagttccatagcctcctcacccagatgcccaagaacgcggtgggggggaaggctcgggcacccaaccactccaccccagtggacagcccaagcaacagaaggctgtcattcaacaagttttgaagtggccttttccttctctcctaccttcctcccacaccccacccgagctaccttgtgagttatctccctatttttataattaattaataaagaatagatgttttttaaatgatagtgactttatttcctttgcaagcaagctgtgatcaaaagGGGGAGGGCGGGTAGCTttcagggaatttagaggcaaccaaggaggtgagttttcatcaaggagaaacaaacagaagtgtcagaCAGTACCCTgctcagtcatgaaactgtttttcaaagcttctctgatgcgcagcgcttcctgctgtgctcttctaatcgccctggtgtctggctgtgcgtattcagtggccaggcgatttgcctcaacctcccaccccgctataaacgtctcccccttactctcacagggattgtggagcacacagcaagcagcaataacaatgggaatactggtttcgctgaggtctgagcgagtcagtaaactgcgccagcgaccctttaaacatccaaatgcacactctaccaccattctgcacttgctcagcctataggtgaacagctccttactactgtccaggctgcctgtgtacagcttcatgagccagggcattaaggggtaggctgggtccccaaggataactataggcatttcaacatccccaacagttattttctggtctgggaagtaaatcccttcctgctgccgtttaaacagaccagaattcctgaagatgcgagtgtcatgaacctttctcggccatcccacgttgatgttggtgaaatgtcccttgtgatctaccagtgcttgcagcaccattgaaaagtaccccttgagctttatgtactggctgccctggtgatccgggcccaagatagggatatgtgttccgtctatagccccaccacaattagggaatcccattgcagcaaagccatctagtatgacctgcacatttcccagagtcactacctttgatagcagcagttcaatgattgcactggctaattgcatcacagcaacccccacagtagatttgcccactccaaattgattgccgactgaccggtagctgtctggcgttgcaagcttccacagggctattgccactcgcttctcaactgtgagggctgctctcatcttggtattcttgcacttcagggcagggaaagcaagtcacaaagttccatgaaagtgccctatcgcatgcgaaagtttcggagctactgggaatcatcccaaacctgcaacagtatgtggtcccaccagactgtgcttgtttcctgggcccagaatcagcattccatggcacgagcctgccccattaacaccatgatctccaaattgccggggaTCATGGTTTTAGAGAAGTCTgcatccatgtcctcatcactctcgtcactgtgctgccgtcgcctcctcgcctggtttttcaggttctggttctgcataaactgcatgataatgtgcaaggtgtttacaatggtcataactgctgcggtgagctgaacgggctccgtGCTTGCCGAGCTACGGcatctgcttgggcaatccagggaaaagggcatgaaatgattgtctgctgttgctttcacggaggcagg
Coding sequences within:
- the PCDH11X gene encoding protocadherin-11 X-linked isoform X3: MDLLSGTYLLAVLLACIVFQSGAQEKNYTVREELPENVLIGNLLKDLNLTLDPDVPLSSPLQFKLVYKTGDVPLVRVEENTGEIFTTANRIDREKLCSGIFSENRCFYEVEVAVLPDEVFRLVKIRFLIEDINDNAPLFPSTVINISIPENTAINSRYSVPSAIDPDIGVNGIQHYELLKPKTAPKRTFGSITNDQGQNVFGLDIIETPEGDKWPQLIVQQILDREQKDTYVMKIKVEDGGTPPRSSTAILQVTVTDVNDNRPVFKENDIEVSIPENAPVGTSVSQLHATDADLGSNAQIHFFFSNQISSLAKRLFALDNTTGLITIKEPLDREESPVHKLTVLASDGSSTPSRATVTVNITDINDNVPSIDTRYIINPVNGTVLLSEKAPLNTKIALITVMDKDADLNGKVTCFTDHDVPFRLKPVFDNQFLLETATFLDYEATREYAIKIVASDSGKPPLNQSAMLLIKIKDENDNAPVFTQPVIGLSIPENNAPGTQLTKISATDADSGRNAEISYMLGSDAPPIFNLDRRTGVLTAVRKLDREKQDRYSFTVLARDNGMPPLQTNATVTLSVLDQNDNSPAFTHNEYNFYVPENLPMYGTVGLITVTDADSGENAAVTLSILNGRENFIIDPLTGVIRPNITFDREQQGSYTFQVKAVDGGRVQRSSTAKVTINVVDVNDNRPVFVIPSSNYSYDLIPTATNPGSVVTKVFAVDNDTGMNAELRYSIIGGNSRGLFTIDQLTGNITLKEKVITADHGLHRLVIKVNDLGQPESLYTIALVHLFVNETITNGSYVQEMVRRNMETPVGQNVGDGEITPQTNDYVKIIIAIIAGTMTVILVIFVTALVRCRQTPRHKVVQKSKQSGEWVSPNQENRQIKKKKKKKKRSPKSLLLNFVTIEESKPDDPAHEHINGTLDIPVELEEQTMGKYNWATTPTTFKPDSPDLAKHYKSASPQPTFQIKPETPVPPKKHHVIQELPLDNTFVVGCDSLSKCSSGSSDPYSVSECSCQGGFKTPGPIHTRQHTKEKGRPQSPLKETSLESWTQPQSQRRVTFHLPDGSQESCSDSGLGDHEPSSSASISHPLPLGFPQEEYYEQASPNSRTEGDGNSDPESTTTAI
- the PCDH11X gene encoding protocadherin-11 X-linked isoform X4; translated protein: MDLLSGTYLLAVLLACIVFQSGAQEKNYTVREELPENVLIGNLLKDLNLTLDPDVPLSSPLQFKLVYKTGDVPLVRVEENTGEIFTTANRIDREKLCSGIFSENRCFYEVEVAVLPDEVFRLVKIRFLIEDINDNAPLFPSTVINISIPENTAINSRYSVPSAIDPDIGVNGIQHYELLKPKTAPKRTFGSITNDQGQNVFGLDIIETPEGDKWPQLIVQQILDREQKDTYVMKIKVEDGGTPPRSSTAILQVTVTDVNDNRPVFKENDIEVSIPENAPVGTSVSQLHATDADLGSNAQIHFFFSNQISSLAKRLFALDNTTGLITIKEPLDREESPVHKLTVLASDGSSTPSRATVTVNITDINDNVPSIDTRYIINPVNGTVLLSEKAPLNTKIALITVMDKDADLNGKVTCFTDHDVPFRLKPVFDNQFLLETATFLDYEATREYAIKIVASDSGKPPLNQSAMLLIKIKDENDNAPVFTQPVIGLSIPENNAPGTQLTKISATDADSGRNAEISYMLGSDAPPIFNLDRRTGVLTAVRKLDREKQDRYSFTVLARDNGMPPLQTNATVTLSVLDQNDNSPAFTHNEYNFYVPENLPMYGTVGLITVTDADSGENAAVTLSILNGRENFIIDPLTGVIRPNITFDREQQGSYTFQVKAVDGGRVQRSSTAKVTINVVDVNDNRPVFVIPSSNYSYDLIPTATNPGSVVTKVFAVDNDTGMNAELRYSIIGGNSRGLFTIDQLTGNITLKEKVITADHGLHRLVIKVNDLGQPESLYTIALVHLFVNETITNGSYVQEMVRRNMETPVGQNVGDGEITPQTNDYVKIIIAIIAGTMTVILVIFVTALVRCRQTPRHKVVQKSKQSGEWVSPNQENRQIKKKKKKKKRSPKSLLLNFVTIEESKPDDPAHEHINGTLDIPVELEEQTMGKYNWATTPTTFKPDSPDLAKHYKSASPQPTFQIKPETPVPPKKHHVIQELPLDNTFVVGCDSLSKCSSGSSDPYSVSECSCQGGFKTPGPIHTRQRQQHATALHFTVQNLSSEPSLLLR
- the PCDH11X gene encoding protocadherin-11 X-linked isoform X5, translating into MDLLSGTYLLAVLLACIVFQSGAQEKNYTVREELPENVLIGNLLKDLNLTLDPDVPLSSPLQFKLVYKTGDVPLVRVEENTGEIFTTANRIDREKLCSGIFSENRCFYEVEVAVLPDEVFRLVKIRFLIEDINDNAPLFPSTVINISIPENTAINSRYSVPSAIDPDIGVNGIQHYELLKPKTAPKRTFGSITNDQGQNVFGLDIIETPEGDKWPQLIVQQILDREQKDTYVMKIKVEDGGTPPRSSTAILQVTVTDVNDNRPVFKENDIEVSIPENAPVGTSVSQLHATDADLGSNAQIHFFFSNQISSLAKRLFALDNTTGLITIKEPLDREESPVHKLTVLASDGSSTPSRATVTVNITDINDNVPSIDTRYIINPVNGTVLLSEKAPLNTKIALITVMDKDADLNGKVTCFTDHDVPFRLKPVFDNQFLLETATFLDYEATREYAIKIVASDSGKPPLNQSAMLLIKIKDENDNAPVFTQPVIGLSIPENNAPGTQLTKISATDADSGRNAEISYMLGSDAPPIFNLDRRTGVLTAVRKLDREKQDRYSFTVLARDNGMPPLQTNATVTLSVLDQNDNSPAFTHNEYNFYVPENLPMYGTVGLITVTDADSGENAAVTLSILNGRENFIIDPLTGVIRPNITFDREQQGSYTFQVKAVDGGRVQRSSTAKVTINVVDVNDNRPVFVIPSSNYSYDLIPTATNPGSVVTKVFAVDNDTGMNAELRYSIIGGNSRGLFTIDQLTGNITLKEKVITADHGLHRLVIKVNDLGQPESLYTIALVHLFVNETITNGSYVQEMVRRNMETPVGQNVGDGEITPQTNDYVKIIIAIIAGTMTVILVIFVTALVRCRQTPRHKVVQKSKQSGEWVSPNQENRQIKKKKKKKKRSPKSLLLNFVTIEESKPDDPAHEHINGTLDIPVELEEQTMGKYNWATTPTTFKPDSPDLAKHYKSASPQPTFQIKPETPVPPKKHHVIQELPLDNTFVVGCDSLSKCSSGSSDPYSVSECSCQGGFKTPGPIHTRQL